One window of Trichomycterus rosablanca isolate fTriRos1 chromosome 2, fTriRos1.hap1, whole genome shotgun sequence genomic DNA carries:
- the LOC134331241 gene encoding cytochrome P450 3A40-like, which translates to MSFLPSLSVTWSLVVLLFTLLLIYGVWPYGFFKKLGIPGPRPLPFLGTFYSYRKGFYNFDMECFKKYGKVWGIYDGRLPILMVLDLEMIKAIMVKECFSAFTNRREMKMEQAGPLADGITSVKDEKWKRIRSSLSPLFTSGRLKEIFPLAEKYADRFISSLKKKNLEESVKIKELFAPYAMDVVTSASFSVETDSINNPNDPFVSNIKKFLNFSFFSPYLLITTLFPFLIPVLSKMGLTLFSKSAMDFFYGSLKKIKDQHNNENKRVDFLQLMIQGQISDEQAEKELIEQPAKGLTDHEILSQSLIFIFGGYETTSTTLTYLLYNLTVNPDCMKKLVEDIDDTFPNNTPVTYDALMKMEYLEMAINESMRLLPTAPRLERMCKKTIELNGITIPKGTLVGIPAYVLNRDPELWESPEQFRPERFSPGNDISPYTFMPFGLGPRNCVGMRFAQMIMKLVIVKLLQNFNVETCKETQIPIQLNALFQPKVPVTLKLVPRSHHEE; encoded by the exons atgAGTTTTCTGCCATCTCTATCGGTGACGTGGAGTCTAGTCGTCTTGTTGTTCACCCTTTTGCTTAT CTATGGAGTTTGGCCCTATGGATTCTTTAAAAAGCTTGGGATCCCAGGACCAAGACCTCTGCCCTTCTTGGGAACCTTTTATTCTTACAGAAAG gGATTTTACAATTTTGATATGGAGTGTTTCAAGAAATATGGAAAGGTTTGGGG AATCTATGATGGAAGACTGCCAATTCTGATGGTCTTAGATCTTGAAATGATCAAAGCCATTATGGTAAAAGAATGTTTCTCTGCCTTCACCAATAGAAGG GAAATGAAAATGGAACAAGCTGGTCCCTTAGCTGATGGGATAACTTCTGTGAAGGATGAGAAATGGAAACGAATACGTAGTTCGCTCTCCCCCTTGTTTACTAGTGGACGACTAAAGGAG ATTTTTCCACTTGCTGAGAAATATGCAGATCGCTTTATTAGCagtttaaagaagaaaaaccTGGAAGAGTCAGTTAAAATTAAAGA gttATTTGCTCCCTACGCCATGGATGTTGTCACCAGTGCTTCATTTAGTGTTGAAACAGATTCTATAAACAACCCAAATGACCCATTTGTTTCTAACATCAAGAAATTTCTCAACTTCAGCTTCTTCAGTCCTTatcttctgattacca CTCTCTTTCCATTTTTAATTCCGGTCCTATCAAAAATGGGATTGACCTTGTTTTCCAAGTCAGCTATGGACTTTTTCTACGGCTCCTTGAAGAAGATCAAAGACCAGCACAACAATGAAAAT AAACGAGTGGACTTCTTGCAGCTCATGATCCAGGGTCAAATATCTGATGAACAAGCCGAGAAAGAATTGATTGAGCAACCAGCCAAGG GGTTAACTGATCACGAGATTCTTTCTCAATCCTTAATTTTTATCTTTGGGGGCTATGAGACCACAAGCACCACCCTGACTTATCTACTGTATAATCTCACCGTAAATCCAGACTGCATGAAAAAACTGGTGGAGGATATTGATGACACTTTTCCCAATAAT ACTCCTGTAACCTACGATGCACTGATGAAGATGGAGTACCTGGAGATGGCGATTAATGAGTCGATGCGTCTCCTCCCTACTGCCCCACGTCTGGAAAGGATGTGTAAGAAGACTATAGAGCTCAATGGAATCACAATACCAAAGGGCACCCTGGTGGGAATTCCTGCATACGTTCTAAACAGAGATCCAGAGCTGTGGGAATCTCCTGAACAATTCAGACCTGAAAG GTTCAGTCCAGGTAATGACATCAGCCCCTACACATTCATGCCATTCGGCCTCGGGCCCCGCAACTGTGTGGGAATGAGGTTTGCTCAGATGATCATGAAATTGGTGATAGTGAAACTGCTGCAGAACTTCAATGTGGAGACATGCAAGGAGACACAG ATTCCCATTCAACTGAATGCTCTGTTTCAACCTAAAGTTCCTGTGACTCTAAAACTGGTACCAAGATCTCACCATGAGGAATAA